A genome region from Mesorhizobium sp. B2-1-8 includes the following:
- a CDS encoding UTP--glucose-1-phosphate uridylyltransferase, producing the protein MKKIRKAVIPVAGLGTRFLPATKSMPKEMLPVVDRPVVQYAVDEAFEAGIEHIVFVTGRNKAVIEDYFDLHPELIGTLEQTGKKAQLQSLESLLPVAGATSFIRQQSPQGLGHAVWCAREVIGNEPFALLLPDMVSFGGRGCLAEITDLYAETGGNVIAVERCDPSETNKYGIVGRGADIGGGFEVTAMVEKPAPANAPSNFYINGRYILQPEIFQLLGNQQRGAGNEIQLTDAMVRLSQEQPFFAQPFKGRMFDCGSKEGFIQANVAFALARDDMKGPVFEMLREFVRTHERQEEAA; encoded by the coding sequence ATGAAGAAAATCAGGAAGGCCGTGATACCGGTGGCGGGGCTTGGAACACGGTTCCTGCCGGCGACCAAGTCGATGCCGAAGGAAATGCTTCCCGTCGTCGACAGGCCCGTCGTGCAATATGCGGTGGACGAGGCCTTCGAGGCCGGCATCGAGCACATCGTTTTCGTCACCGGCCGCAACAAGGCGGTCATCGAGGACTATTTCGACCTCCATCCCGAACTGATCGGAACCCTGGAGCAGACTGGCAAGAAGGCGCAACTGCAGTCGCTGGAAAGCCTGCTTCCGGTGGCCGGCGCCACCTCCTTCATCCGCCAGCAATCGCCGCAAGGCCTCGGCCATGCCGTCTGGTGCGCGCGCGAGGTCATCGGCAACGAGCCCTTCGCCCTGCTTTTGCCCGACATGGTCTCCTTCGGCGGGCGCGGATGCCTGGCCGAGATCACCGACCTGTATGCCGAGACCGGCGGCAACGTCATCGCCGTCGAGCGCTGCGACCCAAGCGAGACCAACAAATACGGCATCGTCGGCCGTGGCGCCGACATTGGCGGCGGCTTCGAGGTGACGGCCATGGTCGAAAAGCCTGCGCCGGCCAACGCGCCGTCGAACTTCTACATCAACGGCCGCTACATCCTGCAGCCCGAGATTTTCCAGCTTCTGGGCAACCAGCAACGCGGCGCCGGCAATGAAATCCAGCTGACCGACGCCATGGTCCGCCTGTCGCAGGAGCAGCCATTCTTTGCCCAGCCTTTCAAGGGCCGCATGTTCGACTGCGGTTCCAAGGAAGGGTTCATCCAGGCCAATGTCGCCTTCGCGCTGGCGCGCGACGACATGAAGGGCCCGGTCTTCGAGATGCTCCGGGAGTTCGTCCGGACGCATGAACGCCAGGAAGAAGCCGCATAA